The following proteins are encoded in a genomic region of Gimesia algae:
- the istA gene encoding IS21 family transposase encodes MLTVDDYGRIRRAHRDGMSIREIARTFHHSRRKIREVLHGAGQPQQYSQRQTQAAPRLGPFHETIRQILADDESQPPKQRHTAQRIFERLRDEHGYLGGYDAVCRFVRKHRTNKRETFIPLDHQPGQRLEADFGKIYVDFPDGRRRVSVLILVWSYSNAPFVIALPTERTEAILEGMVQAFEYFDRVPKEVWWDNPKTVADAVLSGRSRKINQRYAALASHYVFEPLFCLPASGNEKPVVENRVKTLQRKWSTPVPKMEDFEELNNYLRQCCLQEQQRLSSGKTETIGTRLEQDKQNAAGLPRHRFDPCIRREVKVNKYQFARFENVDYSVPRQCAFQTVSVKGYVDRVEMVFKGTVVATHQRSYEKGCQILNPLHYLAALGRRPAALDHSNVYRQWKLPPVFDELRERLENRHGLCAGAKQYVRVLQLLSAHPVQRVQKTIEQLRGPEGADADRIIRRVKRSTAHARNQPDFSPATLSKEELSRPEVLSVQVPCPSLNHFDLFLSTSTQGDHRAPTNNTEEKRSESTAAEQSQAVKVTGHECGVREVGPRSGQLKSDVRAISAAVD; translated from the coding sequence ATGCTTACGGTGGACGATTACGGACGTATACGGCGTGCTCATCGCGACGGGATGAGCATCCGGGAAATCGCTCGGACATTTCATCATTCACGGCGAAAGATCCGCGAAGTATTACACGGTGCAGGGCAACCGCAACAATATTCGCAGCGCCAGACTCAGGCGGCTCCCCGACTGGGCCCCTTCCATGAGACCATCCGACAGATTCTCGCCGATGATGAATCGCAACCACCCAAACAGCGGCACACAGCACAACGAATCTTTGAGCGACTGCGGGACGAGCACGGCTATCTCGGCGGTTACGATGCAGTTTGTCGATTCGTGCGGAAGCACCGAACCAATAAACGTGAAACATTCATCCCGCTTGATCACCAACCGGGCCAACGGCTGGAAGCCGACTTCGGCAAGATTTATGTCGATTTTCCCGACGGACGACGACGGGTTTCAGTGTTGATTCTGGTCTGGTCGTATTCCAACGCCCCCTTTGTGATCGCTCTACCGACGGAACGGACCGAAGCGATTCTGGAAGGCATGGTGCAGGCGTTCGAGTATTTTGATCGCGTTCCCAAAGAAGTCTGGTGGGACAACCCGAAAACGGTAGCCGACGCGGTGCTCAGCGGGCGGAGTCGCAAAATCAACCAACGTTATGCAGCCCTGGCAAGTCATTATGTCTTTGAACCACTGTTCTGCCTGCCGGCCAGCGGGAACGAAAAACCGGTCGTTGAGAATCGCGTGAAGACGTTGCAGCGGAAATGGTCGACTCCGGTTCCCAAGATGGAAGATTTCGAGGAACTCAACAACTATCTTCGGCAATGCTGCCTCCAGGAACAGCAGCGTCTCAGTAGTGGTAAGACAGAAACCATCGGCACACGATTGGAACAGGACAAACAAAACGCCGCCGGGTTGCCCAGGCACCGCTTTGATCCGTGCATCCGCCGGGAAGTAAAGGTCAACAAGTATCAGTTCGCCCGGTTTGAGAACGTGGATTACAGCGTGCCGCGACAGTGTGCGTTTCAGACGGTGAGCGTCAAAGGTTACGTTGACCGTGTGGAAATGGTCTTTAAGGGAACTGTGGTGGCAACCCATCAAAGAAGCTATGAGAAAGGGTGTCAGATTCTTAACCCGTTGCATTACCTCGCAGCTTTGGGGCGGCGACCGGCTGCGTTAGATCATTCCAACGTCTACCGTCAGTGGAAGCTACCGCCGGTGTTTGACGAACTTCGCGAACGGCTGGAAAACCGGCATGGCTTATGTGCGGGAGCAAAACAATATGTACGAGTGCTACAGCTATTGTCCGCACATCCAGTCCAGCGCGTCCAGAAAACCATCGAACAGTTGCGTGGCCCCGAAGGAGCGGATGCCGACCGGATCATTCGCCGGGTCAAACGCAGTACCGCGCATGCCCGCAATCAGCCTGATTTCTCTCCGGCAACTCTGAGCAAAGAAGAATTGAGTCGTCCGGAGGTCTTGTCGGTACAGGTTCCCTGTCCGAGCCTGAACCATTTTGATTTGTTTCTTTCTACGTCAACACAAGGAGATCATCGTGCCCCCACAAACAATACAGAAGAAAAACGATCCGAATCTACTGCTGCAGAGCAATCTCAAGCAGTTAAGGTTACCGGCCATGAATGCGGAGTTCGAGAAGTTGGCCCACGAAGCGGCCAACTCAAATCAGACGTTCGAGCAATATCTGCTGCAGTTGACTGA
- the istB gene encoding IS21-like element helper ATPase IstB encodes MNAEFEKLAHEAANSNQTFEQYLLQLTELEVAARSTNALTSRIKQAQFPVEKGLEDYDFAAMKSVNKQKVLELARGEWVRQHTNLCLLGQPGTGKTHLAIALGLAACREGIRTKFFTAAALVNQLETAQQQYSLERLLNRLDKLDLLIVDELGYLSFSRAGAELLFQVFADRYERRSLLITSNLAFSDWGQIFQGERMTAALLDRLTHHCEIFEMNGESYRFKESMKQKKPPRKKA; translated from the coding sequence ATGAATGCGGAGTTCGAGAAGTTGGCCCACGAAGCGGCCAACTCAAATCAGACGTTCGAGCAATATCTGCTGCAGTTGACTGAACTGGAAGTGGCGGCACGGTCCACGAATGCGCTGACCAGCCGGATCAAACAGGCTCAGTTCCCAGTGGAAAAAGGGCTGGAAGATTACGACTTCGCGGCCATGAAATCAGTCAACAAACAGAAGGTGTTGGAGCTGGCCCGTGGTGAATGGGTCCGGCAACATACCAATCTCTGTCTGCTTGGTCAGCCGGGAACGGGCAAAACCCATCTGGCGATTGCACTGGGCCTGGCCGCCTGTCGTGAAGGAATCCGAACGAAATTCTTCACCGCTGCGGCACTCGTCAATCAACTGGAAACCGCGCAACAGCAATACAGTCTGGAGCGTCTCCTGAACAGGCTCGACAAGCTCGATCTGCTGATTGTCGACGAGCTGGGTTATCTGTCTTTCAGCCGTGCTGGTGCGGAACTACTGTTCCAGGTGTTTGCTGATCGTTATGAAAGACGAAGTCTGCTGATCACCAGCAACCTCGCCTTCAGCGACTGGGGCCAGATCTTTCAGGGCGAACGGATGACGGCAGCACTTTTGGATCGATTAACGCACCATTGTGAAATATTTGAGATGAATGGTGAAAGCTATCGGTTCAAAGAGTCGATGAAACAAAAGAAGCCACCTCGCAAAAAAGCCTGA
- a CDS encoding recombinase family protein, which translates to MTPIKYLAAFGFYFVCVPIQKHLRILFYGRYSKDEQRKFSIEDQLLYCKEFLTEMDVDVSSIDELSDRGTSGEHYSRPGIDQVLHGIAKRKWDLIICEDSSRLYRGIAPCMNLFSPAVDNGIRIICINDGVDTANDDWPQRLEDAQKHHGQDNYYTRYRIKRTQDGRWAMGAAMGPLRPGYERYLSNPVDHKDPKYDRIDQKWVETIRTVFMKIAAGLSLDAVARYLTEQALPKNSNAEIEEWSDRNVLTMIRCPIYRGGGKIPRKNIAQKAYDGQIRTDQKPGP; encoded by the coding sequence GTGACACCGATTAAGTATCTGGCAGCCTTCGGTTTTTACTTTGTGTGCGTGCCTATCCAGAAGCATCTTCGCATACTGTTCTACGGGAGGTATTCGAAAGATGAACAGAGGAAATTCAGTATCGAAGATCAACTGCTCTACTGTAAGGAATTTCTCACAGAGATGGATGTGGACGTCTCATCGATCGATGAGCTTTCAGATCGAGGAACATCCGGTGAGCATTACAGTCGCCCTGGTATCGATCAGGTTCTACACGGAATCGCGAAACGTAAATGGGACTTGATTATTTGTGAAGATTCCAGTCGCCTCTATCGAGGAATCGCTCCCTGCATGAATTTGTTCAGCCCCGCCGTCGACAATGGCATTCGTATCATCTGCATTAATGACGGAGTCGATACCGCCAATGATGATTGGCCACAGCGTCTGGAAGATGCACAGAAACACCATGGACAGGATAATTATTATACCCGCTATCGCATTAAGCGGACTCAGGATGGTCGATGGGCGATGGGGGCAGCGATGGGGCCGCTTCGCCCGGGATACGAGCGGTATCTGAGTAACCCGGTAGATCATAAAGATCCCAAGTATGATCGGATTGATCAAAAATGGGTTGAAACAATTCGCACCGTATTTATGAAAATTGCTGCTGGTCTTTCGTTGGATGCTGTGGCCCGGTATTTGACAGAACAGGCCCTTCCTAAAAATTCTAATGCCGAGATTGAAGAGTGGTCTGACAGAAATGTTCTTACCATGATTCGATGCCCCATTTATCGGGGGGGAGGAAAAATACCGCGTAAGAATATCGCGCAAAAGGCATACGACGGGCAGATCAGAACTGATCAGAAACCCGGACCCTAA
- a CDS encoding RNA polymerase sigma factor — MDEVVKAARTSREAFGQLFIYFYPPIFAYCSRRLLVRALAEDITSEVFLKAAVGITEFSGSCAEDFRRWLFCIATNEINAHLRQSIRRRELLEAAVQMGTVEAAVSTSLLSNETPLTWEEVYQALCELPDREQSIISLRFFAGFKHEQIAAVLEIKTGTVRVALNRALNKLRDHLRTP; from the coding sequence GTGGATGAAGTGGTAAAAGCCGCCCGTACAAGTCGAGAAGCGTTTGGACAGCTCTTTATTTACTTCTATCCGCCGATTTTCGCGTATTGCTCGCGACGGCTGTTGGTGCGCGCCTTGGCCGAAGATATCACTTCTGAAGTCTTCCTCAAGGCCGCTGTTGGTATTACTGAATTTTCTGGATCGTGCGCCGAGGACTTTCGCCGATGGCTGTTTTGCATCGCTACAAACGAGATCAACGCCCATCTGCGGCAGTCGATTCGTCGTCGCGAATTACTCGAAGCAGCCGTCCAGATGGGAACGGTCGAAGCGGCCGTAAGCACTTCCTTGCTCTCCAACGAAACTCCACTCACATGGGAAGAGGTTTACCAAGCGTTGTGCGAGTTGCCCGATCGCGAACAATCCATTATTTCGTTACGATTTTTTGCTGGATTCAAACACGAACAAATAGCCGCTGTGCTCGAAATCAAGACCGGAACCGTCCGCGTCGCATTAAACCGCGCACTCAACAAACTGCGCGACCACCTCCGCACACCTTAA
- a CDS encoding LolA family protein — protein MNDRLNDDWENLFEHLPLDTSAREEHCEDLMLEVFAVYESDPTPQPQRTRLIDIGRFLMKYKAPHWTSAAIIIACAIWFVRYESPSAFAIEEIVDNVMKARSARFDMQVSINGGSTLKTKGLFLAPNHYRQELDNGDVIIYDSQLFKIVSLHPKTKQAEVFNLLNITEEAKHSMQSNQFDMVRESLSKAISDPDSNIESLGKKELDGRTVVGFRLKTELQPMTVWADPRTKYPVRIEATMPGPTQTKVVMTNYEFNVKLDKSLFSLVIPQGYHVTKTDIDLSTGKVDLSPAHELKKRPAVVKKVPEVKTVRGATKVPGVKKTPDAKKITP, from the coding sequence ATGAATGACCGCCTGAACGACGACTGGGAAAATTTGTTTGAGCACTTGCCGCTCGACACTTCCGCGCGTGAGGAACATTGCGAAGATCTCATGTTGGAGGTCTTCGCCGTTTATGAAAGCGATCCCACGCCACAACCCCAGCGTACCAGGCTCATAGACATAGGAAGATTTCTCATGAAATACAAAGCTCCCCATTGGACCAGCGCAGCCATCATCATTGCCTGTGCTATTTGGTTTGTTCGTTATGAAAGCCCGTCGGCCTTTGCCATCGAAGAAATAGTCGACAACGTCATGAAAGCGCGATCGGCCCGTTTTGATATGCAGGTCAGCATCAACGGCGGATCAACACTAAAAACGAAGGGTTTGTTCTTGGCTCCCAACCATTATCGCCAAGAACTCGATAATGGTGATGTCATCATTTATGACTCGCAGTTATTCAAGATCGTCAGCCTTCATCCCAAGACGAAGCAGGCCGAGGTGTTCAACCTGCTCAATATTACCGAGGAAGCAAAACATAGCATGCAATCGAACCAGTTCGACATGGTTCGCGAATCGCTTAGTAAGGCGATCAGCGATCCAGATTCAAACATCGAATCGCTTGGCAAAAAGGAACTTGATGGCCGCACGGTCGTTGGTTTTCGATTAAAAACCGAGCTACAGCCGATGACGGTCTGGGCAGATCCTCGGACCAAGTATCCAGTTCGCATTGAAGCGACTATGCCCGGTCCGACTCAGACCAAGGTCGTGATGACAAACTATGAATTCAACGTCAAGCTCGACAAGTCGCTGTTTAGTCTTGTAATCCCGCAAGGCTATCATGTCACGAAAACGGATATCGACCTCTCTACGGGCAAAGTCGACCTCTCTCCGGCCCACGAACTGAAAAAGCGTCCTGCTGTAGTGAAAAAGGTTCCTGAAGTGAAAACGGTTCGTGGCGCGACAAAGGTTCCTGGCGTGAAGAAAACTCCTGACGCAAAGAAGATCACTCCCTAA
- a CDS encoding cation:proton antiporter domain-containing protein yields the protein MSAQTEKYVDHFWEMVDMVINAILFVLIGLEILILHVKTDYIYASFIAILLVLAARYLSLLVPIRLLAKRLNSVPHTLTIMTWGGLRGGISIALALQMTPSMNRKLFLTVTYGVVIFSIIVQGLSIGPLARRLVTDQIATE from the coding sequence ATATCTGCTCAAACGGAAAAGTATGTCGATCATTTCTGGGAAATGGTCGACATGGTCATTAACGCGATCCTGTTCGTCCTGATAGGTCTTGAGATACTGATTCTGCATGTCAAGACGGACTATATTTATGCATCGTTCATCGCAATTTTGCTGGTCCTTGCAGCGAGGTACCTGTCGCTACTGGTTCCAATCAGGCTTTTAGCCAAACGTCTCAATTCTGTGCCGCACACTTTAACGATCATGACGTGGGGAGGACTTCGTGGCGGGATCTCGATCGCATTGGCATTGCAGATGACTCCGAGCATGAACCGTAAACTGTTCCTTACTGTGACCTATGGTGTCGTAATCTTCTCAATCATCGTTCAAGGCCTGTCTATCGGTCCGCTGGCCCGTCGCCTGGTTACCGATCAGATCGCGACGGAATGA
- a CDS encoding dihydrolipoyl dehydrogenase family protein, producing MTMLFDILILGSGPAATRIAEQCAEKYQVAVIDSQEIGGTCALHGCNPKKVLVHAAELVDWTHRSKGQLIDNNSHTSIDWSQLIAFKETFTNPVTPQKTKKFKKKNISIFQGDARFTGLKTIEVEGAELEGEKIVICTGARPTPLKISGEDLITHSDQFLQTSRLPAELIFIGGGYISFEFAHAAQRAGAAVTIMEHNERPLSGFEPSLVERLGDYSRTLGIEIVLSSNAQSLIKNKDKKLQLTAIQKGIQKEYYADMVVHGAGRVPATEGLELERAAIEYDEKGIKVNQFMQSISNSHVYAAGDVVDTDQPKLTPVANQQGYTVVKNIIEGNYATPDYGVVPRVLFTVPQLASVGMDEDQASEAGYNFKVQTDDMSSWGSLRKVGVTCAAYKILIDRQTDQVLGAHLLAPDAAETINLFALGMKFRLTTTDLKSVLFAFPTSASDIRNMI from the coding sequence ATGACAATGCTATTCGACATCTTGATTTTGGGATCGGGGCCTGCGGCCACCCGTATTGCTGAGCAGTGCGCGGAGAAATATCAGGTCGCGGTTATCGATTCGCAGGAGATTGGCGGGACCTGTGCGTTACACGGCTGCAATCCCAAAAAAGTTCTGGTTCACGCTGCAGAATTAGTCGACTGGACGCACCGGTCGAAAGGACAGCTGATTGATAATAATAGCCACACCAGTATTGACTGGTCACAATTAATCGCATTCAAAGAGACGTTCACAAATCCGGTGACACCTCAAAAGACAAAAAAGTTTAAAAAGAAAAATATCAGCATTTTCCAGGGAGATGCTCGATTCACGGGATTGAAAACCATCGAAGTCGAGGGTGCTGAACTCGAAGGTGAAAAAATTGTGATCTGCACAGGGGCCAGACCGACGCCACTGAAGATTTCCGGTGAGGATTTAATCACTCACAGCGATCAGTTCCTGCAAACCAGCCGCTTACCAGCTGAGCTGATTTTTATTGGAGGTGGTTATATTTCATTCGAATTTGCTCACGCGGCGCAGCGCGCAGGTGCAGCAGTCACAATCATGGAACACAACGAACGACCTCTGAGTGGTTTTGAACCCTCTTTAGTCGAGAGGCTTGGGGACTATTCGCGTACCCTGGGAATCGAAATCGTTCTGTCTTCGAATGCGCAGTCCTTAATCAAAAACAAGGATAAGAAACTGCAACTGACGGCAATACAAAAGGGGATACAGAAAGAGTATTACGCTGACATGGTCGTGCATGGTGCCGGTCGAGTTCCGGCGACCGAGGGGCTCGAGCTGGAGCGGGCTGCGATTGAATACGATGAGAAGGGAATCAAAGTCAATCAGTTTATGCAGAGCATTTCCAACTCACATGTCTATGCCGCCGGTGATGTGGTTGACACCGATCAGCCCAAACTGACACCCGTCGCGAATCAGCAGGGCTATACCGTTGTGAAAAATATAATAGAGGGGAATTATGCGACGCCGGATTACGGAGTGGTGCCTCGCGTGTTGTTTACTGTGCCTCAGCTGGCATCGGTAGGGATGGACGAAGACCAGGCCAGTGAAGCGGGATACAATTTCAAGGTTCAGACTGATGACATGAGCAGCTGGGGTTCGCTCCGTAAAGTGGGAGTCACCTGTGCTGCATATAAGATTCTCATTGACAGGCAGACGGATCAGGTTCTGGGAGCGCATCTGCTCGCCCCTGATGCTGCAGAAACCATCAATCTGTTTGCGCTGGGCATGAAGTTCCGCCTGACGACAACAGATCTCAAATCGGTCCTGTTTGCATTCCCCACATCAGCATCAGATATTCGAAATATGATTTGA
- the sbnA gene encoding 2,3-diaminopropionate biosynthesis protein SbnA, whose protein sequence is MIDNRKSTVLKVQAQEGVLETIGSTPLIRLRRYLGSPDVALFAKMECYNPGGSAKDRPSRAMIEEAFNTGEINSNTTIIESSSGNMGIGLAQVCRYYGLPFICVVDVRAQPQNIAIMKALGAEIEMVTEPLEGDFLKARLAKVKSLLETIPESFWPNQYGNRHNPGAHENGTIKEIDEALDGQLDYLFVATSSTGTIRGCRDYLRKRGRKTKIVAVDAMGSVLFGGTAGERRIPGLGAGNVPELAEGQQFDAVRRVSELDCVSGCWRMVQKEAMLVGGSAGGVLETVRAMKHELHDKICAVILHDSGTRYLNTIFSPEWVKSQLGYTESEVQQRLESNLCIDCGLRDRGFAFHPPQYSDLSQF, encoded by the coding sequence ATGATTGACAACCGAAAAAGTACAGTACTAAAGGTCCAGGCTCAAGAAGGGGTGCTGGAAACCATCGGATCAACTCCTTTGATCCGCCTGCGCCGCTATCTGGGCAGTCCCGATGTGGCCCTGTTTGCAAAAATGGAGTGCTATAACCCGGGAGGCAGTGCGAAAGATCGTCCCTCGCGTGCCATGATTGAAGAAGCCTTTAATACAGGCGAGATTAATTCCAATACCACGATCATTGAGTCTTCTTCAGGCAATATGGGAATCGGTCTGGCTCAAGTCTGTCGGTATTACGGGCTCCCCTTTATCTGTGTGGTGGATGTGCGGGCTCAACCTCAGAATATCGCGATTATGAAAGCCTTGGGTGCGGAGATCGAAATGGTGACGGAGCCACTGGAAGGCGACTTTCTCAAAGCAAGACTGGCGAAAGTGAAGTCCCTGCTGGAAACGATTCCTGAGTCGTTCTGGCCCAATCAGTATGGTAACAGGCACAACCCCGGCGCACATGAAAACGGTACGATCAAAGAAATCGACGAAGCTCTCGATGGTCAGCTCGATTATCTGTTTGTGGCGACGAGCAGTACGGGGACCATTCGCGGTTGTCGGGATTATTTGAGGAAGCGTGGTCGAAAAACAAAAATCGTCGCTGTCGATGCCATGGGTAGCGTTTTGTTTGGTGGTACAGCAGGAGAGAGACGTATCCCCGGACTGGGAGCAGGAAATGTTCCCGAGCTGGCAGAAGGTCAGCAGTTCGATGCCGTCCGTCGCGTTTCAGAACTGGATTGTGTGTCAGGTTGCTGGCGCATGGTTCAGAAAGAAGCGATGCTCGTTGGTGGTTCGGCAGGGGGAGTTCTGGAAACGGTTCGCGCAATGAAACACGAACTGCACGACAAAATCTGTGCAGTCATTCTACACGATTCAGGCACTCGTTACCTGAACACCATCTTTTCCCCGGAGTGGGTGAAAAGCCAACTGGGGTATACCGAATCCGAGGTGCAACAGCGTCTGGAGAGTAATCTCTGTATTGATTGTGGCCTGCGTGACCGTGGTTTTGCCTTTCACCCTCCTCAGTACTCTGACTTATCCCAATTCTGA
- a CDS encoding NADP-dependent oxidoreductase: MQSRQFQLTGYPEGLPTLDHFELVETELKSPGENEFLVQNEWLSVDPYMRGRMREGESYVKPFQIGEPMEGACVGKVIKSRNQEFSEGDYVLGNQGWRDVWLSDGTGVMKVDPEAVPLQAYLGILGMTGMTAYVGLLKIGELKEGDRVFVSAASGAVGSTVCQIAKLHGCFVVGSAGSKQKLDWLKDKAGIDAAFNYKEVDDVSARLKELAPEGIDLYYDNVGGDHLQAALDNLNDFGRIVCCGMISTYNDKSPQPGPDNLFKIITKRLRMQGFIVRDHGDQQDEFRNRMTEWIQAGKMHWEETETTGLEQTPQAFIDLFHGSKMGKAVVKVSE, from the coding sequence ATGCAATCGCGACAATTTCAGCTCACAGGTTATCCCGAGGGATTACCCACACTGGATCACTTTGAACTGGTAGAAACGGAACTCAAGTCTCCCGGGGAAAATGAATTTCTGGTGCAAAACGAATGGCTGTCGGTAGATCCTTACATGCGGGGACGGATGCGTGAAGGTGAGAGCTATGTGAAGCCGTTTCAGATTGGCGAGCCGATGGAAGGCGCCTGCGTCGGCAAGGTGATAAAATCCCGGAATCAGGAGTTTTCCGAGGGGGATTATGTCCTGGGTAACCAGGGCTGGCGGGATGTCTGGCTGTCTGATGGAACCGGGGTGATGAAAGTCGATCCCGAAGCGGTTCCCCTTCAGGCTTACCTGGGTATTCTGGGGATGACCGGTATGACCGCTTACGTAGGACTGCTGAAGATCGGCGAACTGAAAGAGGGAGACCGCGTGTTTGTATCAGCGGCGTCCGGTGCCGTCGGTTCGACTGTCTGCCAGATTGCAAAACTTCACGGTTGCTTTGTAGTGGGAAGTGCCGGCTCAAAACAGAAGCTCGACTGGCTGAAAGACAAAGCTGGCATTGATGCTGCTTTCAATTATAAGGAGGTGGATGACGTGTCCGCCCGGTTGAAAGAACTGGCTCCTGAAGGCATCGATCTCTATTACGACAATGTGGGAGGAGATCATCTGCAGGCAGCCCTTGATAACCTGAATGACTTCGGACGCATCGTCTGCTGTGGCATGATCTCGACTTATAACGACAAGTCTCCTCAGCCAGGGCCGGACAACCTGTTTAAAATCATCACCAAACGACTGAGAATGCAGGGATTTATCGTCCGTGATCATGGTGATCAGCAGGATGAGTTCCGGAATAGAATGACAGAATGGATCCAGGCGGGAAAAATGCATTGGGAGGAGACTGAGACGACAGGACTGGAACAGACTCCGCAAGCATTCATTGATTTATTTCACGGCAGCAAAATGGGAAAAGCGGTCGTGAAAGTGAGCGAATGA
- a CDS encoding NAD-dependent succinate-semialdehyde dehydrogenase yields MSYVSINPLTNETLKEYDPLTRGQTVEAIEQADEAFDCWRHTSFDERKNLMLRYAAGLRERIDEYSRLITLEMGKRISESREEINFCAEIAEFYANGAEKFLADQPMEVDDADAYVQYAPIGVLLGIMPWNFPFYQVTRFAAPNIMAGNTVLVKHASNVPQCAQAIHDLFRDCGAPEGVFTNLFIPKEFIKSVIEDDRIQGVSLTGSDKAGAIVAGEAGQKLKRSVLELGGNDPFIVLEDADMEHVIKMAVQGRMTNTGQSCAASKRFIIVQKVADEFLSAFKEEMSKLKLGDPLDPETDVAPLSTEEAAVNLDEMVQKTINAGATVVLGGGRPDREGAFYNPTILTDITRDMPTYDQELFGPVASVYVVKDEKEAIQVANDSSYGLGGSVYTKDIDRARHVAEQVDTGMMFINQPTNSQAELPFGGTKHSGYGRELSHLGILEFVNKKLIHAMKS; encoded by the coding sequence ATGTCATATGTCAGTATTAATCCCCTCACCAATGAAACACTCAAGGAATATGATCCGCTCACCCGGGGACAGACTGTCGAGGCGATTGAGCAGGCTGATGAGGCTTTCGATTGCTGGCGGCATACCTCTTTTGACGAACGCAAAAACCTGATGTTGCGGTATGCAGCAGGGCTGCGAGAGCGCATCGATGAGTATTCCAGGCTGATTACACTGGAGATGGGCAAACGAATCTCAGAAAGCCGCGAAGAAATCAATTTCTGTGCTGAAATTGCCGAGTTCTACGCCAATGGTGCCGAAAAGTTTCTGGCCGACCAGCCTATGGAAGTCGATGATGCGGATGCGTACGTGCAATATGCGCCGATTGGCGTTCTGTTGGGGATTATGCCCTGGAACTTTCCCTTTTACCAGGTCACTCGGTTTGCCGCTCCGAATATCATGGCAGGGAATACGGTTCTGGTAAAACATGCCAGCAACGTTCCCCAGTGCGCGCAGGCAATTCATGATCTGTTCAGAGACTGCGGCGCACCTGAAGGCGTTTTCACGAATCTTTTTATTCCCAAGGAATTCATCAAGTCTGTCATTGAAGACGACCGCATCCAGGGAGTTTCACTGACGGGCAGTGATAAAGCTGGTGCGATCGTCGCTGGAGAGGCAGGACAAAAACTCAAGCGTTCGGTGCTGGAACTGGGAGGCAACGATCCGTTTATTGTGCTGGAAGATGCAGATATGGAACATGTGATTAAAATGGCTGTCCAGGGAAGAATGACAAATACAGGGCAATCCTGTGCAGCTTCCAAACGATTCATTATCGTCCAGAAAGTTGCTGATGAATTCCTGTCTGCCTTTAAAGAGGAAATGTCTAAACTCAAGCTGGGTGATCCGTTGGATCCGGAAACCGATGTGGCGCCACTGTCGACCGAGGAGGCGGCGGTCAACCTGGATGAAATGGTGCAGAAAACGATCAATGCCGGCGCAACCGTCGTGCTGGGGGGAGGACGTCCCGACCGAGAGGGCGCATTCTATAACCCGACCATCCTGACTGACATTACCCGTGATATGCCGACGTATGATCAGGAATTATTCGGTCCCGTCGCGAGTGTCTATGTCGTTAAAGATGAAAAAGAAGCGATCCAGGTTGCCAATGATTCGTCTTACGGACTGGGTGGCTCTGTCTATACCAAGGATATTGACCGGGCCCGTCACGTCGCGGAACAGGTCGATACGGGTATGATGTTCATTAATCAGCCGACAAACTCGCAGGCGGAATTACCCTTCGGAGGAACAAAACATTCCGGATACGGTCGTGAGCTGTCTCATCTCGGGATTCTGGAATTTGTCAATAAAAAACTGATCCATGCGATGAAATCCTGA